The Pyrenophora tritici-repentis strain M4 chromosome 9, whole genome shotgun sequence sequence GAACCTCAAGAGAACGGCAGCAGTCGGTTCCGAAGGAAGCTCAGCCATGGACTCGCTTTCATTTCCAACCCTCTCTCGCAGCGAAAGACGACTCCCGGACGTCACCAGGCGAATGTGCCCTTACTAGCTACCACTGAACCGTCCACAACCGACCTCACAACTGCGACCCCTTCGTGCGAGACTTTGCACTCATCAACGCATGAATCTACGACACCCGCCCGCTCCAACGACTCACCAACGGAGCCTACCACGCTCGCCGCCAACGACACATCATCCAAGAGTGTTGATGCCGACGCGACTCCTAAGCCACTCCCGCGATCGCGCACACTGAGCTTTATTCCACTTCCGGTTAGGACAGAACAAGAATCGTTCTCAGCAGACGTCGAGGGCGCTGTCAAGTCCCAGTCGTTCACCGCAATGCCTCAGCCAAAACCCGACTGCGCACCTTCGAAGATTCCCACTCCCAGTCCACCGTTGCCTGAAAGACGCCAGTCCAGCCCCCGTCAGTACCTTCATCATCATGCATCCTATCATGCTGCACAACAGATCAAACAAATTGCAGCAGCTCATGCCGCTGCCGCCAGCAATGGCTCTCCTGTGAGACCCCAGCAGCCGCTGCGATCACGCACGACACCGAATTTTGTCAATGGACCCCAAGTGTCACAGCCAGCTAGGTATATGGCCCCGAGACGGCCAGGACCGAAGAGACCCGCCCCGTCCCCAATGGCACAAAAGCCATTCCTGCAAGAGAATTTCCCAATCGACAAACGCGTTACACATAGAAGGTCACAGATCCAGGAGGTAACATTGAAGCGGGAATCACTTGCAGTACCTGGAGCATTGAATGGCAGAAGGTCTTTTGGACCAAGTTCTTCGCTTGCACAGAATAGAAGTCATAGCTTCGCGACTCCGCCAACTACAAGACGATTGACCTCTCACCTCGTGCAGCGGACGCCAGTCACTGTGAAGCGAATCCAGCCTCAGGGACAGTATAAAACGCAGGGACCAGACATATCTCCGAAGACAAACCGTAGCCCTATGGTGCAGCCTCGCCGTACAGGCCCTCCTGCGGCGTCAACTCCCCCGACAGTTGATGTCCCAATGCCGCCTACTTTACCTCGATCACATACGGATAGAGACCTACAAAGGAAGACCCTGGGAACACCGAATGGTCTGGGTGGTGTTTGGCGGTCTTCTCGCGCACTGGCAATGACAACACATGAGGTGAGCAGGCTCCCACGCTCCCATACCTTCCACAGTTTGGAGACTCAGCGGGAACTCGCTCCGCCTGTACCTCGCATACCAGATCGGTACAGAACTCCATCTTTGTCGGACATGACCCAGCGACTGCGCATTCGTTCAGATATGCCCATCAAGCCTCGCCATACTAGGATCGTATCAGATGCAACCTCATGCGCATCAATTCCTGAGACCGATGAAGAAGCACATAATATGCACAAACCCCATGTAACTGGTCAAATGCCGACGTCCATGGACCCTGCTGAATCCACGATCAGCCTCACAGCATTCCCTCCGGTACCAATTTCGCTCCCATCATTCACTTCTCCATGCGCTGTAGGAAATGGCCATTTCTGCATGGAGCATTCAATTCCAGGACTACGGAGTTTAGACCGTGCTGACATTAGTGTTTTCCAGGTCAAGGATTACATGCCGCCGCTCTACTGGGCAGGTCGATTCACGTCACGCTACGATCAATGGCGTACTGATGCAATGATAAGAGAACTGGACTTGAATTCGGATCACCAGACATCAGGCCCTCTGAGTGAGTGCAAGCTGAGCGAGGAGAAGCTTGCTAAGTGCTACATCTTCGGCCAACTGCGCGATCTGTGCACTTCGGATCAAGCAGCAGACAGTCTTTGGGTATGTGATACCTCGTCCTTGTGAATACCTTTGCTGACTTGTGATGTATAGGAGTTTGAGTACAAATATCGGAAGGACCACAGGATGCTCGGCAACCATCTCGATCTTCTACCTCTGCCATCTCGTAAGCAAGACGACAATACGACTTCCATGGGAGTTGGGGCGTTTGGACGTGCTATGAGGAAACTGACTCCGCGCAAGGCTAGCCTTGTAAACCTAATAAAGGGTAAAGGCTGGAACAAATCCGATGAGACAAAGAACACCAATCTATCCGACCACGACCAAGAGACGTCTTCGGAAGAGTCATAGAAGTATATGGATGCCAATGGCATTTTGGGATGAGGTTTTACCCAACACTGTACTGTTATACAGTCTGCATCGTCTGGCACAGCAGTTGATGCGAGATTATCCGGATTTGCTTGAAGGGGTGCTATTTGTAATACTAAAAGGGCGGGCGGGTGGCTGAAAGTGGGATGGCCGTGATGGATGCGTGCGTGTCAACGACACATTATCAGAAAAATCGTATTAGTCCATGATCTATACAGACTCAATCCTGTCTAATCTTTTTTCTCGCTTGACTTGGGTGACAGCTCTTCGACAATATTGTTAGGATCTTTCCAGGCCAAAGCAACATACTTTGTGTGGCTTCCCCGAGCAAATATCTCGCCTTTACTATTGCTAAAGTTGATAGATGTAAAGGCCAAAGTTTTCCCGACTGCGCATAGTTGTCAGCGAAAAGGTGTCAGTGTTTTGGATAGAGTACATACACTTGTCGCACGTCACCTCAGCCTTGATCATATCGCCAATCTTGCCACCTGAAGAAAGATAAGTTACGTTTAGGTCGGTTGATACGCCGGTAGCGAAGAGGCCACGCGAAGCTACAGCCAATGAACCACCGAGGTCGACTGTAGATGGTTAGTACGAGCGGATCGGCAGTCAAGGCTGGGCGATTCTCATACCCATGCTTGCTATGGTTCCTCCATGAAGGATGTTGAGTCGGTTCTTTGATTGGGTTAGTAGACGCAAAGCCGACGAGAGAGGGGCTTGCCGTATGCTCCTTTTGTATATCCAGTTCAAACTTGACGCGGCCGGGCACCACCGAAGTGACTCGAAGCTGTTTTGGTGTCAATGAGAGGAAGATATTGATATGGCTCCGAGATGATGGTTACCCCATTTAGAAGTCTTCGCAAGTGTCAAATCAGTATTGTTTTCGTTGCTATTCACAAGTGCAATGTACCTTGGCTCTAGACCCGAGTTGGCCCGGAACGACTCCCAAACCTTTGTAGGTGATCAGCATATCAATCTTATACTCCTTATGTACGTCTCATTGCTTACAGATCTCACAAACTTCAAGGCTGGCATGATTCAAAGTCTTTTTGTCGATATGCGTAGAGTGATGTAGTTGTTCCGCTCGGTAGTTGCTCACGCATCTCGGAAGCTAGACCGGGGTGGAGCGGAATTTGTGGGGGAGCTTTCCGCCTGCTCGGCGCGTCACCTACTTTCTTTGAGAACTCGCAACTTTGCTTTCACCAACTTTGGGCGCGACAGACGTACGCCTCTTATCTCGTTGTTCAAGTGCCTTTTACGAACATGATAATACGGCGGTAAAGGAACTCACTCTTTCCCACATCCGCCACGATGTCGGCCTCATCTTCCACCCAGGCGCTGGAATACCTCGAAGGCCTGCCTTTGGCGACACATAAGAAGCTGTATGAGCAACCCTCAACGGTGCTGGCGGTTTTCCGCTGCATGCTTCCGCATCTTGGTGCGTTCATGCCTCGGACAAAGTCGCGCCATAGCTAATAATTGCAGCCAAATCCATTGTTATGGCGATGCTCTACATGCCCTCGCCCTTCCCCGCCGCCGACCTCGACGCTTGGTTTAAGCCCTCTGCGCGCAAAGAGAAGGAACGTGCAACCTTCACGCTCGACCGTCTACACATCATCACCTCGTCGCGACAAGACAACGGCACATTATCATGGACCCTCAGCCCAGGCTTCCAGCGCAGCTTGCGAAATGCAATTGAAGGATCCGGTACTCATCGCTCCTTTGGTGTACCAGCAACCAAGGAAGAGAGCGGAAAGCGAGTGAGCGTGGAATTCTTGGATGAATACTCGAGGGCACAATGGGAGGGCATCTTGTACTACCTTGTGAGCGGTGCAGCGGGACTTGGAAAGGACAATATCTCGCGAGCGGAGGTTAGCCCGAGCACCAAGACGCTGCTGAATACGGGCGACCTTGTGCGGACGATACATGGGAGTCCGAGGATCACCAAGGATGGCTTTTCTTTTGTGCTGCAAGAGACAAATGCGCAGGTTTGGAGTCTGCTTATCATTTATCTCAAGGTGACCAATGAAGTAAGTAACGTATCTCGTCAACTCGCTCTTTCAGGTCCACCTATCTTGTCCATTGTTTTCTCGCAACGACGCTGACAATAAATCTAGCTCGGCATGTCCGAAACTGAAGTCCTGGCCTTTCTCTTCATGCTTGGTTCCCTTGAACTAGGCCAAGACTACTCAACCTCCACCCTCTCTCCCACACAATTACGGATGCTAGACGACCTCTCTTCAATGGGTCTCATCTACCGTTCTGACAAGAACGCGCGAACCTTTTACCCAACCCGTCTTGCTACGACCCTGACCTCGGATTCTGGCAGCGCCATGTCCGCATCCTCAAACGACATTGCACAAGCCGGCCAAGGCAATGCCGGACCGTCTGCAACAGCAAACAAGGGTTTCATCATCATCGAAACAAACTACAGACTCTACGCCTACACGAACAGCCTCATCCAAATCGCCATCCTCAGTCTCTTCACCAAACTTCAACATCGTTTCCCTAACCTCGTCTCCGGCAAACTAACAAAAGAATCCGTCCACAAAGCGGTCCAATCTGGCATCACATCCGCCCAAATCATCTCCTACCTCACCACCTACGCCCATCCACAGATGCAAAAAACCGTACCGTACATCCCGCCTACCGTCATGGACCAAATACGCCTCTGGGAATATGAGGGCGAGCGTGTGGAAACCACGCCGGGCTACTTGATGCGCGAGTTCAGTTCCGATGCAGAGTATAGGGACGTTATGGGCTATGCGAGTGCGCTGGGcgtgctggtgtggcagaATGATGGGGCCAGGTGCTTTTTTGTGAGCCAGGTGGAGCAGATTAGTGCGTATCttaagaagaagaaggagaataGGGAGAGTGCTAGGGGCCGGTGATGATGGGGAAATCATCAAAGGCTGCATAGATTGGCGTTTTGTGTTCAGGGTGTAGAGATAGGTTGGCGTTAGCGGGACATTATTGATATCTGTAATTCGTAGTTCGGACGATTCCTAGATTTGTGTTTGTATATCGATTTTCGTGAAAGTATTTGTGCGGGCGGAACCCCGTATTAAATATAATAAGTCATCTTGTCTCCTGCTGCGTGTACACATCATGCAGCATGCCGTCATCGTACCACCGCTCTGCCCCTTTCCGCCCCGGAACAACTCCTAGCTGCTAATTTGAAGCCCAAAGATCTATCATCCAAGAAAACGCGCCCAATGTCCAGAATGCAGCCGCTAATAGCAACCCTCCCAAAGGTGGATATGAGATCTGGCGAAGTGAAGAAGATAGCCTCGAGATGGCTTAGTTGGAAGCGCCTGGGTAACGCGTCTTGCCGACGGTAAAGGGGACGTAACGGTATTTGATCATGTGCTGAATTTGACGTCGCACTGGGATTAGTTAGTAATGTACCCAAACATCTTTCTCCACCCCTTGTGTGACCAAACTTACTCGTCAGGCCAAACAGAATCAACCAGTATACAACCAACACGGGCCAGAAGACTGGCAGGTTGAAAATTTCGAACCAACTGCAGAAAAAGCCAATAGTAATCGCCCTGGTAGCAGAGTACCAAAACTTGAACTCCGGCAGTCTCCGGACAAAGGGTCGGAACTCCTGGTCTTCTTTTGTGGGGAGCCCGGAGGCGTTTCCATCTTCCATACCCTCATCTTGTTCTAGCGCGGGATCGAATTTTGGGGAAAGAAAGGCGAGGAAGAGATTCAGGAGGTAGATGCCAAGCGTGTATGCGACTGTTACAATGGGTTAGTGTCGTTGTTTATGTCGTTGCCTGGGATTCCTCAAAATTCCGTAGGATGCGTAGGTTCCGAATAGGAGAGAGATAGGAGACATACCAATGTACCATCCTTGCGCGACGAATATACGTATGccgaagaggaagaagatggcTGCTGAACCCCCCCATCGGTAACCCTTGTATGGTGTCGCCTTGTCGAGATATGTTTGGAACAACTACTGCGCATTAGCAGCCGTCATCGTTTCAAAGAAGACATATCCGTCTCCATCTCTTCCAGACTGGAGCTGAATTGCGCGAGGCTCCAACTCACAGCGCCGTATTTTGTTGTTTGCGCAGTCACTGCGGCGAAAGGGGTATCGGGCTCCGGAGAATCCATCTTTGTGGCGTTTTGTAGATTGTGTGTGTGAATATGGGAGGTGCGGTGCAAATAGCGACGGGGTTGGGTGTTGTATGGGGGAAATGTCGTGTTCGCGCAATGGCGAGTCCTAATGGTGATCGTGTCAGAAAGTTGAGGTCGCAAGGCTGGGCTTACATGGCGCTAGCACAAAGACGGTTGGGTGAGGCGAACTGTTGATGCGGGACGGGAAGCTTTTGGCGGGACCCAGGACCGAGGTTAGCCGTTGAGTGGGCTGCAACTTTGAATCTTTAACTTCTGTCCTCATGTAAATATACGTTGTAAGAGCCGTGGTCAAAAAGAAAAAGGCTCAATTCACCAAACTCAAAATGCATGCATTTCGATCAGCTCCGAGGGTTGCCTCGCAGTTTCGATCCAGCGGTTGGCCCAGATTTGTGAGGGGAATTGCTACTGAGAGATCCTATGAGCACCTGCTTGTGTCTGTGCCAAAGCCTGGTGTAGGTTTGCGTAAGTCATACTGGATTCCTTCGGTCGTTGTATGCTGTGACTAACAACGCCTAGTCCAGCTCAACCGCCCAAAAGCCCTGAACGCGCTGTGTACACCCCTCATTCTCGAGATCAATCAAGCTTTACGCGACTTCCAAAATGACAAGTCTATCGGCGCCATTGTTCTTACTGGCTCGGAGAGAGCCTTCGCGGCAGGCGCGGACATCAAGGAGATGAAAGACCTCACATTCAGCGACGCATACGGCAACGACTTCATAGAGTCATGGTCAGACCTGGTCACATTCCTCAAGAAACCACTCATCACTGCTGTTAACGGATACGCGCTGGGTGGAGGTTGTGAACTCGCCATGATGGGTGACATCATGTACGCAGGACCCAAGGCTAATTTCGGCCAGCCAGAGATCAAGCTGGGTGTCATACCTGGTGCTGGCGGCTCGCAGCGTCTTACCAAGGCGATCGGAAAGTCAAGAGCCATGGAGGTCATTCTTACTGGCGACAACATTACTGCGCAGCAAGCTGGCGAGTGGGGACTTGTCGCCAAGGTTTTCGAGACACCCGAGGAGTGCGTCAACGGTGCTATTGCGACGGCAGAGAAGATCGCATCCTATAGCCAGATTGCCGTCAAGGCTGCCAAGGAGGTTGTGAACAAGAGCCAGGACCTCGGTATCCGGGAGGGTGTTGAGTATGAAAGGAGGGTCTTCCATGGACTGTTCGGGAGTGAGGATCAGAAGATTGGAATGACTGCTTTTGCAGCCAAAGAGAAGGCCAAGTGGATGCACAAGTGAGCATGAAAAGGTAGAAGAACACCCAGGAgtcataaaatacttaaCATACTAGTGTACGAAGACCACTGCAATCGCCCGATACGCCTATTAGGTGTTTATCTACACTATTAATTGCTTGACACCCAGGTAGGAAGTAGGACACAACCTAAAATATGCACGTCGTGATGCGCAACGGTAAACTGCAAATCCCATGCCGTCCAGATCGAGCGACGCGTGCCTCGGTACGCTAAGCCGATAAGCTTATCGCGGGGATGACACGAACATTTGTGGGGAAACTCTGAGACAGACACTATCTCTCCTGACATGCCGCTACTTCATCACATGCATGCATCCTTTCTCCTCCATCACCATCTCCCACCATGAATGCAACGCCTCCATGGCTGCGCGACGCTCTCCGTTTCGCTTTGACAGCGACTGCATCCACAGAAACCCCGTGGCATGCGCATGATTACGATGCTTACAAGGCCGCGGACGGAGGTGACCTCGTAGACCCGGATGACCCCGGAAAAGACCCCCGATTTAGAAAATTAGTGGAAGCGATTCTGTATGGTCGAAAGTTTGTCGCAACTTACAACTATGTGCTGGTGGGTGTGTTGCTTGTCTTCACACTATGGCACTGGAGCGAGAAGTTGGCCCTGCATATGAGGAAACGGAGTGCTGGCACGAGGAAGAAGGACGATGATACTAGCAGTGCTGAAGAGGCCTGGAGTAGCTCGAGTAGTACCATCGAAGGAAGCTCTACGCCGCCGAATACTGCCGCGAAAAAAGTAGACACCAACGAATCGAGCCCTCTACTCCCTCCTGCCCAACGAGCATCACGCAACGGACCGGGAATCTGGCGACCGTATTGTGAAGTCAAAGCTCTTCTGCAGTATCAACCGCCTCGTATACCCGTCATCAACAAGACTCTCCCAACCAACGCTGTCTCGTTACTCGTCCTCGCTTGGCTCGGCCTGATCATCTTCTACAACTTCCACAACATGTCGATGACCTTTATGTCCTTATTCGTTTTTGCCGACCGATGCGGCATCATCTTCATCGCAAACCTACCACTGCTCTACATCCTTGCTGCCAAGAACCAACCTATCAAGATGTTGACAGGCTACTCGTATGAAAGCTTAAACATCTTTCATCGAAGAGTTGGAGAGATCATGTGTCTGGAAGCATTTCTTCACTGCGTGGGCATGTGGCTTGTGTGGTTTGGCTTGTTACGACACCTCGGATTTACGCTGGCAAAATTCCTGTTCAACCGCGTCGTACTGCTTGGTATGGCAGCTTTCATCGCGTACGAGTTGATTTACTTTACGAGCTTGGGCAGCTTCCGGCAACGGTGGTATGAGATATTCCTGGGGCTACATATTGTACTTCAGTTTGCCGGTCTCATTTTCTTGTGGTTCCACCACCATTCTTCGAGACCCTACGTCGGCATCTCGATGgccatcttcctcgtcgaTCGCCTGGTGTATAGACTGTGGCTGAAATCAAGCACACACCCCGCAACGCTTACTGTATTAGAAGACGACGAGACGGTTCTGCTTTCTGCAAACTGGGAAGTCAATGACCGCAAGAACCCTCTACTGCCGAAGAACATGACACAAGGCTGGAAGCCCAACGACCACATCTTCATTTCTGTACCGTCGCTTTCCCGCAAGCACGGCATACAATCCCACCCATTTACCATATTTTCTGCAGCACCCAAAACAACAGAAGATGAGCAGGGGAAACATGCATGGCTCACTCTACTCATCCGCCCCCAATCCGAATCGGGCTTCTCATATAAACTCCTCGAGCACGCACGCGAAACGACCCAAGCGCGCGTTCGCCTCGACGGTCCTTATGGCTCTTCGCGGGCGCTTGATCTTTTAGAATCCTCCGAAACGGCTATCCTCATCGCAGGCGGTTCCGGCATCGCTGTCGCGTACCCGCTTCTCTACGCACTTCTTTGCCCCGCGACTGCCGACCCTGAATCCGCGTTGAGCAAGTCCGGGAGAAAAGTAAAGTTGTTGTGGATCACACATTCGCCGAACCACCGGCTCTGGATCCCAGAAGACAAGCTCAAGGAGTTGGAAGACTGGGGCCTGGATGTCGTCATCTCGCCACCGACAGCATTGGCGGGGAGGCCTGATGCCGGGGCTTTTGTAGGGGAATGGGTGAGTATGGAGGACGGGCGGGCTGGCGTTGTAGTCAGTGGCCCGGATGGTTTGGTAAGAGATGTTAGAAACACGTGTGCGGGTTTGATGCGCAAGGGGCGCGATGTTGATATACAAGTTGAGAAGTTTGGGTGGTAGAACTGAACCTTTTCTTTAAACTATGGAACACGAATATGGATCTTTCGGGTATAGACAAATATGTAAATAGAATCGCTTCTCTCTCAACCCTACCATACTAGAGTCATGTTGAGGTGTGTACTCGCCAAGAGGCGAGCATACTATGCTTCATCTGGTGATAAGGTGTAAATAGCAACAATGTACACTGAAACAACAGAAACTTTGCGCGGCATAAAGCTACTTCTTAAGAGCAATTTGGTATCTAACAGCAACGACTAGCATCAAAAGAAACGACCTGGGGGTGCTAAAGACAAGAAACAAAAGACAACCACCAACATGCTACAAAAGAGAGCAGCCCTAATCCATACGCATAGCAGGTCCCTCAAGCTTCAGCTCCGCCAGCGATGTCTTCCTCAAATGCGTCTTGGCATCCTCCGACTCAATACCCACCTCCTTTGTACAAATCCACGTCGAAGCATACATATTAACCCTGCGTTTAACA is a genomic window containing:
- a CDS encoding ferric reductase transmembrane component; the protein is MNATPPWLRDALRFALTATASTETPWHAHDYDAYKAADGGDLVDPDDPGKDPRFRKLVEAILYGRKFVATYNYVLVGVLLVFTLWHWSEKLALHMRKRSAGTRKKDDDTSSAEEAWSSSSSTIEGSSTPPNTAAKKVDTNESSPLLPPAQRASRNGPGIWRPYCEVKALLQYQPPRIPVINKTLPTNAVSLLVLAWLGLIIFYNFHNMSMTFMSLFVFADRCGIIFIANLPLLYILAAKNQPIKMLTGYSYESLNIFHRRVGEIMCLEAFLHCVGMWLVWFGLLRHLGFTLAKFLFNRVVLLGMAAFIAYELIYFTSLGSFRQRWYEIFLGLHIVLQFAGLIFLWFHHHSSRPYVGISMAIFLVDRLVYRLWLKSSTHPATLTVLEDDETVLLSANWEVNDRKNPLLPKNMTQGWKPNDHIFISVPSLSRKHGIQSHPFTIFSAAPKTTEDEQGKHAWLTLLIRPQSESGFSYKLLEHARETTQARVRLDGPYGSSRALDLLESSETAILIAGGSGIAVAYPLLYALLCPATADPESALSKSGRKVKLLWITHSPNHRLWIPEDKLKELEDWGLDVVISPPTALAGRPDAGAFVGEWVSMEDGRAGVVVSGPDGLVRDVRNTCAGLMRKGRDVDIQVEKFGW
- a CDS encoding RER1, Golgi protein involved in Golgi-to-ER retrieval yields the protein MDSPEPDTPFAAVTAQTTKYGALFQTYLDKATPYKGYRWGGSAAIFFLFGIRIFVAQGWYIVAYTLGIYLLNLFLAFLSPKFDPALEQDEGMEDGNASGLPTKEDQEFRPFVRRLPEFKFWYSATRAITIGFFCSWFEIFNLPVFWPVLVVYWLILFGLTMRRQIQHMIKYRYVPFTVGKTRYPGASN
- a CDS encoding CaiD, Enoyl-CoA hydratase-carnithine racemase; protein product: MHAFRSAPRVASQFRSSGWPRFVRGIATERSYEHLLVSVPKPGVGLLQLNRPKALNALCTPLILEINQALRDFQNDKSIGAIVLTGSERAFAAGADIKEMKDLTFSDAYGNDFIESWSDLVTFLKKPLITAVNGYALGGGCELAMMGDIMYAGPKANFGQPEIKLGVIPGAGGSQRLTKAIGKSRAMEVILTGDNITAQQAGEWGLVAKVFETPEECVNGAIATAEKIASYSQIAVKAAKEVVNKSQDLGIREGVEYERRVFHGLFGSEDQKIGMTAFAAKEKAKWMHK
- a CDS encoding TFB2, RNA polymerase II factor, encoding MSASSSTQALEYLEGLPLATHKKLYEQPSTVLAVFRCMLPHLAKSIVMAMLYMPSPFPAADLDAWFKPSARKEKERATFTLDRLHIITSSRQDNGTLSWTLSPGFQRSLRNAIEGSGTHRSFGVPATKEESGKRVSVEFLDEYSRAQWEGILYYLVSGAAGLGKDNISRAEVSPSTKTLLNTGDLVRTIHGSPRITKDGFSFVLQETNAQVWSLLIIYLKVTNELGMSETEVLAFLFMLGSLELGQDYSTSTLSPTQLRMLDDLSSMGLIYRSDKNARTFYPTRLATTLTSDSGSAMSASSNDIAQAGQGNAGPSATANKGFIIIETNYRLYAYTNSLIQIAILSLFTKLQHRFPNLVSGKLTKESVHKAVQSGITSAQIISYLTTYAHPQMQKTVPYIPPTVMDQIRLWEYEGERVETTPGYLMREFSSDAEYRDVMGYASALGVLVWQNDGARCFFVSQVEQISAYLKKKKENRESARGR
- a CDS encoding Atrophin-1 multi-domain protein, producing the protein MLTYPDRQKFEQIRARWEAVRLGEDTPAEMVGWREKSVPQQPVSSEPQENGSSRFRRKLSHGLAFISNPLSQRKTTPGRHQANVPLLATTEPSTTDLTTATPSCETLHSSTHESTTPARSNDSPTEPTTLAANDTSSKSVDADATPKPLPRSRTLSFIPLPVRTEQESFSADVEGAVKSQSFTAMPQPKPDCAPSKIPTPSPPLPERRQSSPRQYLHHHASYHAAQQIKQIAAAHAAAASNGSPVRPQQPLRSRTTPNFVNGPQVSQPARYMAPRRPGPKRPAPSPMAQKPFLQENFPIDKRVTHRRSQIQEVTLKRESLAVPGALNGRRSFGPSSSLAQNRSHSFATPPTTRRLTSHLVQRTPVTVKRIQPQGQYKTQGPDISPKTNRSPMVQPRRTGPPAASTPPTVDVPMPPTLPRSHTDRDLQRKTLGTPNGLGGVWRSSRALAMTTHEVSRLPRSHTFHSLETQRELAPPVPRIPDRYRTPSLSDMTQRLRIRSDMPIKPRHTRIVSDATSCASIPETDEEAHNMHKPHVTGQMPTSMDPAESTISLTAFPPVPISLPSFTSPCAVGNGHFCMEHSIPGLRSLDRADISVFQVKDYMPPLYWAGRFTSRYDQWRTDAMIRELDLNSDHQTSGPLSECKLSEEKLAKCYIFGQLRDLCTSDQAADSLWEFEYKYRKDHRMLGNHLDLLPLPSRKQDDNTTSMGVGAFGRAMRKLTPRKASLVNLIKGKGWNKSDETKNTNLSDHDQETSSEES